A genomic region of Methanothermobacter thermautotrophicus str. Delta H contains the following coding sequences:
- a CDS encoding histidine kinase dimerization/phosphoacceptor domain -containing protein, whose product MDIYITLSVLASVFYLGAGMYPLKLRRCNLEWSFLLIAIALALWALTSTLLHTTSGVYSLIFYMLSGLSIILLPALFLNFALVLSADDERPGKFTVIPIIPSFLFIYLLLVASLVKPGDIHDLLSWTGDFRGLFEAYMVGYLAVAVSLIWNHARVAPSHRERNMTTLIFITSSFSLIAALIVTTLIPSSPQNMNTLGQIVGMIGAAGIVHGMANYHPPSMSPSLAGESIIDKVTDLVVLLDAEGGVTKLNQRAESELGVDSAGDWRDIVAPEHHGKLEREFEDIRERASSSRGDYHHRPLSIEYLRSDGERLPVKLFISLIREGADVVGYSMVAQDLRHTLRLRDRIEETEKSEKLTRMRLHEFRTLNEAIIRINHSNSPDELFRNVMVLLNEHLGLSEGAVYLMRDGVLKPMGDGFIIDNPEEILGEMDDAVLVRDDLIAVALRHDDKTLGFMVFRNGHEPDEYELRLLETMGGEAASTLKRIFYEKRLVESLEEKELLLREIHHRVKNNLQVISSLLNLQSSYIDDPGITGVLRDSQGRIMSMSMIHEKLYRSGNLADVDVRGYIEGLARSIMFSYMRPDQRVDLRFEIEDIKLNVDTIMPLGLIVNELVTNAFKYAFPDGGGEVRVSLGRDGDGFLLTVADDGVGLPDDFNLDSLKSLGMLLVRNLTEQLNGELEYTSNGGAEFRVRFSEIQYKKRF is encoded by the coding sequence ATGGACATCTACATAACCCTATCGGTACTGGCATCGGTATTCTATCTGGGGGCCGGAATGTACCCCCTCAAGCTGAGGAGGTGTAATCTGGAGTGGAGCTTCCTTCTCATAGCCATAGCACTGGCCCTGTGGGCACTGACATCCACACTCCTCCACACCACCTCAGGCGTGTACAGTCTGATATTCTACATGCTCTCGGGCCTCTCCATCATCCTGCTGCCAGCCCTATTCCTGAACTTTGCCCTGGTACTCTCTGCAGATGATGAAAGACCCGGTAAGTTCACCGTTATACCCATAATACCCTCCTTCCTCTTCATCTACCTGCTGCTTGTGGCCTCCCTTGTTAAACCGGGGGACATCCATGACCTCCTCTCATGGACCGGAGACTTCCGGGGATTATTTGAGGCCTACATGGTGGGTTATCTTGCCGTTGCAGTCTCACTCATATGGAACCATGCCAGGGTGGCACCATCCCACCGTGAGAGGAATATGACCACCCTCATATTCATCACATCATCCTTCAGCCTCATTGCAGCCCTCATCGTGACCACCCTCATCCCGTCAAGCCCCCAGAACATGAACACCCTGGGACAGATCGTGGGGATGATCGGAGCCGCAGGTATCGTCCATGGGATGGCCAATTACCATCCACCATCCATGAGCCCATCCCTTGCAGGTGAGAGCATAATAGATAAGGTCACCGACCTCGTAGTCCTCCTGGATGCAGAGGGAGGGGTGACAAAGCTCAACCAGAGGGCAGAAAGTGAACTGGGTGTGGACTCTGCAGGGGACTGGAGGGACATCGTTGCACCCGAACACCACGGCAAACTGGAGAGGGAATTTGAGGACATCAGGGAGAGGGCTTCATCCTCCAGGGGTGACTATCATCACAGGCCGCTATCCATTGAGTACCTGAGGTCAGATGGTGAGCGGCTCCCTGTGAAGCTCTTCATATCACTCATAAGGGAGGGTGCCGATGTGGTGGGCTACTCCATGGTAGCCCAGGACCTCCGCCACACACTCAGGCTGAGGGACAGGATAGAGGAAACAGAGAAATCAGAGAAACTTACCAGGATGCGCCTACATGAGTTCAGGACCCTCAATGAAGCCATAATCAGGATAAACCACAGTAACAGCCCTGATGAGCTATTCAGGAATGTCATGGTACTTCTTAATGAGCATCTGGGCCTATCAGAGGGTGCTGTCTACCTCATGAGGGATGGTGTCCTGAAGCCCATGGGAGACGGCTTCATCATTGATAACCCCGAGGAAATCCTTGGAGAAATGGATGATGCCGTGCTGGTGAGGGATGACCTTATAGCGGTGGCACTGAGACATGACGATAAGACCCTCGGCTTCATGGTCTTCAGGAACGGGCATGAACCGGATGAATATGAGCTTAGACTGCTTGAAACGATGGGTGGAGAGGCTGCCTCGACACTGAAGAGGATATTCTATGAGAAGAGACTAGTGGAATCCCTTGAGGAGAAGGAGCTGCTACTGAGGGAGATACACCACCGGGTCAAGAACAACCTGCAGGTTATCTCAAGCCTCCTTAACCTTCAGAGCAGCTACATAGATGACCCGGGAATCACCGGTGTCCTCAGGGACAGCCAGGGGCGCATCATGAGCATGTCAATGATACATGAGAAGCTCTACCGTTCAGGGAACCTTGCGGATGTGGATGTGAGGGGCTACATAGAGGGCCTTGCAAGGAGCATAATGTTCTCCTACATGAGGCCTGATCAGCGGGTTGATCTCAGATTTGAAATAGAGGACATCAAGCTCAACGTTGACACCATAATGCCACTGGGACTCATAGTGAATGAACTTGTGACAAACGCCTTCAAGTATGCATTCCCTGATGGTGGAGGAGAGGTGCGTGTTTCACT